The region CGAAGCCGCGCGGCGCATGGTCGCTGCCGGGTGCGCACCCGAGGGGCGGATCGTCCTCATTTCGTCGATTACGGCGCAGACGCAGGACAATGGTCTGGTCGCCTACAGTGCCGCCAAGGCCGCGGTCAGCCACCTCGGGCGGCTTCTGGCGAAGGAGTGGGTGCGCACCGGTCCCAACGTCAACGTGGTCTCGCCGGGCTATTTCGAGTCCGAACTGGCGGGAGACTGGTTCGAGACCGAGGCCGGGCAGCGTAAGGTCGCAGCCATGCCACGTCGTCGCCTGATGGACGAGGCGGCGCTCGACGCGACCCTGCTTCACCTGCTTGGCGATGCCAGCGCTCCGATCACGGGCGCGGACATCCGTATCGATGATGGCCAGACCCTGTGAGGGGGCTCTAAGTTCCGGTCACGCTGCACTGCAACATCAATGTTGCGCGAATTTTGCTCTTACGTGTTCAATTCATATGGAAATATGCATTCTGATGGCATAACCTGTCGCTACACCTTCGGGACAAGAACCGGCTTTTTGGGAGATTTGCCATGTTCGAGGAAAGCGACGTTGCATCGGGCGACAAGGCCATGATCCTGTTGCAGAGCCTCATCTGCTATTTGCGCGAGAAGAATGTGCTCTCGCGCGCCGACATCGAAGAGCTGCGCGATCGCGTCGAGGCGCGAATCGCTGACGCCGAGGCCGAGGCGGAAGTGCAGGCGGCGCTGCCGTGCAAGGCGGCGATCGCCAAGGCAGCCGCAGAGGACATGCGCGACCTCGATGAATATTGCGGCAAACGTTACGGGGGCAAGCACCGCCGCCACGTGAACTGAATTTCGGGCCCTGAATTACGAGCAAGGCCTCATCCGATTCTCCGGGTGGGGCCTTGTTGCATATGGGGGGGCTAGAGGCAGGCGTGTCCCTCGGGCAGCGTCGAAAGCCTGTCGATCTCCTTTTTCAGCAGATCTGCCGCGTAAGTGCGGAAGGTATCGGCATCGAGGCCGGGGATCAGTTCCTCGCCCGCCAGTACGCCCCAGCACAAGACCAGCGAGAGGTCGCAGATACGCACCTTGCAGGCCTGCGTCGCGCCCGGGATGAGTGCGTCGAGCGCCATGCCAAGAACCCGTCGGAACCTTTCCAGCGTATCCGCGTTCAGTTGCGCGATCAGCGGGTTGCGGCCCGTCTCGGCGAGAATCTCGACCAGCATCCGCCTGTTCTCGAATTCAGACTCCTTCACCAGAAGGTGTTCGATCCAGCTTCGGATGGCGGCATGGTCACCGGCAGCGATGGCCTGTTCGATGGTTTCCTCGGCAAGCCAGACCTGCAGGCTTTCCTCGCAGATCGCGGTGATGATCGCCTCCTTGTTGGCGAAGTCACGGTAGATCTGACCGACCGCGATTCCCGATTCGCGGGCGATCTGGGACATGCCGCTCTGATGAAAGCCCTGCTCGGCGAAAAGCCTGCGCGCGGTGCTCAGCAGATGCTGGCAACGCAGCTGCGAACGGCTTGTCGGATGGGGCTTCGAGGGGTGCTCTGCGCAATATGCGGCTTTGCTGTTGTCTTCCATGGTGCGCTGCAGTAGAGGCCTCGACAATTAATGAGTGAACGTTCGCTCACATCCATAGCATTGAATTGGCCCCCCGCGATGAAAAAATTGATTCCGGCTCTCGGATTGCTCCTCTCCGCTTGTGGAAGCGAGTCGCAACAACCTCCTGCCGGGCCTCCCGAGGTCGGTGTGATGACGGTTCGGAGCGAGTCTGTCTCACTGCGCACTGAATTGCCGGGACGTACCAATGCTTACGAGACCTCCGAGGTGCGGCCTCAGGTCAATGGGCTGATCCAGAAGCGCTTCTTCGAGGAAGGTGAGCGCGTTGGTGCGGGGCAGCCGCTCTATCGCATCGACTCTGCCCCTTACGAGGCTGCCGTGGCCAGCGCTCGTGCCGCATTGGCGCAGGCGCAGGCGACGATCGCCTCGACCGCCGCGCAGGCGCGTCGTTACGGCGAACTGGTCGAGATCAATGCGATTTCAAGGCAGGAGGCCGAGAACGCGCAGGCCGCCGCGGCGCAGGCTCGCGCCAGTGTTGCCGCCCAGCAGGCGGCACTGCGCAGCGCCCAGATCGACCTTGCCCGGACCACCATCCGCGCGCCGATCGCGGGCCGCGTGAACCGCTCGACCTATACCGTCGGTGCGCTGGTCTCCGCAGGGCAGGCCGATGCCCTGACCACGATCCAGCGGCTCGATCCGATCTACGTCGACATCCAGCAGTCGAGTGCGGACCTTCTGCGCCTGCGCAAGCAGATCATGAACGGCGATATTTCGCGCGATGGCGGGGATGCCCGCGTCCAGCTGCGCCTCGAGGACGGCAGCATCTATCCCGAGACCGGCACGCTCAAGTTCACCGAGGTCAGCGTCGATCCCGCGACCGGTAGCCAGGTCGTGCGCGCCGTGTTCCCCAACCGGCAAGGGCTGCTCATGCCCGGTATGTACGTGCGTGCCGAGCTGGTGCAGGGCACCAAGCGCGATGCGCTGGTCGTGCCGCAGCAGGCAGTCAGCCGTGACGAGAAGGGGCGCCCGGTGGTGCTCGTCGTCGACAAGCAGGGCAAGGTGGCACAGCGCGTTATCGAGACCCCGCAGACGGTCGGCACGAACTGGCTGGTGAGCAAGGGCCTCAAGGCGGGTGAGCGCATCATCGTCGAGGGGCAGCAGAATGCGCGTCCCGGCACCACGGTCAAGCCGGTCGCGATGAAGGGCGTTCCCGGCAAGGAGCAGGCCTCCGCAGGCGGCAAGCCCGCTGGCGAGCAGGCTGCGTCACCGTCGCAGGGCGAGGGGCGCTAAGACACCATGGCTAGGTATTTCATCGATAGGCCCATCTTCGCATGGGTCATCGCAATCGTTGCCATGATGGCGGGTATCCTCGCCATCCGCAGCCTGCCGGTTTCGCAGTTCCCCGAGATTGCGCCGCCAACGGTCACCATCAACGCCTCCTATCCGGGCGCGGATGCCGAGACGCTCGAGCAGACGACCACGCAGGTCATCGAGCAGCAGCTCACCGGCATCGACAATCTGCGCTACTTTTCCTCGACCTCGTCCTCGGCGGGCGTGGTCACGATCACCCTGACCTTCGAGCAGGGCACCGATCCCGACATCGCGCAGGTCCAGGTCCAGAACAAGCTTTCCGCCGCGCAGGCGCTGCTTCCCGAGGAAGTCCAGCGTCAGGGCGTGACGGTCGAGAAGTCGGCCGCCAGCTTCCTCGTCGTCGTCGGCATCTACTCCGAGGATGGCAGCCATAGCGCGAACGACCTGTCCGACTATGTCGCCAGCGACGTGCAGGACCCGGTCGCGCGCATCAACGGCGTGGGCGAGCTGATGGTCTTCGGCACCCAGTACGCAATGCGCGTATGGGTCGATCCGCTCAAGCTGCGCAGCTACAACCTCACCGTCAGTGACGTGCAGCAGGCCATCGCGGCGCAGAACGTCCAGGTCTCTGCCGGCCAGATCGGTGCGCTTCCCGCATCCAAGGAGCAGCAGCTCAACGCCACCGTCTCGGTGCAGTCGCGCCTGCAGACGCCCGACGAGTTCGAGGCGATCCGCCTGCGTACCAGCGAGGGCGGTGCGGTCGTGCGGCTGCGCGATGTCGGTCGCGCCGAACTGGGCGCGGAAAACTACGGCTTCGACGTCCAGTACAACGGCCATCCGGCATCAGGCTTCGGCGTGCGTCTCGCCTCGGGTGCCAATGCGCTCGACACCGTCGAGGCGGTCAAGGCCGAGGTCGCGCAGATTTCGAAGAAGTTCCCGTCGGACGTCAAGGTCGTCTACCCCTACGACACCACGCCGTTCGTGCGCCTTTCGGTCGAGCAGGTCATCCACACCCTCATCGAGGCGGTGGTGCTGGTGTTCCTCGTCATGTTCCTGTTCCTGCAGAACTGGCGCGCGACGATCATTCCCACCATCGCGGTGCCGGTGGTCCTGCTCGGGACCTTCGGGATCATGGCGGCGATGGGCTATACCATCAACCAGCTCACCTTGTTCGGCATGGTGCTGGCGATCGGCCTGCTCGTCGATGACGCGATTGTCGTTGTCGAGAATGTCGAGCGCCTGATCCAGACCGAGCATCTCTCGCCAAAGGATGCTGCGCGCAAGTCGATGGACGAGATCAGCGGTGCGCTGATCGGCATCGCCATGGTGCTTTCGGCGGTGTTCCTGCCGATGGCCTTCTTCGGCGGTTCGACCGGAGTCATCTTCCGCCAGTTCTCGCTGACGATCGTCTCCTCAATGGTGCTTTCGGTCGCGGTTGCACTGATCCTCACGCCGGCTCTTTGCGCCACTATCCTCAAGCCTCACGATCCGCAGAAGGATCAGGGCAACGGGCTGCTCGCGCGCTTCTTCCGCTGGTTCAACGAAAAGTTCGACCGTGGCACCGACAAGTACGAGAACGGCGTCAAGCGCACCGCGCGTGGCTGGAAGCGCTCGATGCTTATCTACGTGGTCGTGGTCGGCGGCGTGGCGCTGCTCTTCGCGCGCCTGCCCGGCGGCTTCCTGCCGGACGAGGATCAGGGCGTGGTGATGACGCAGGTCGTCGCGCCTCCGGGCTCGACCCTGCCGCGCACCGACCGTGCGGTCAGCCACGTGCGCGACTACTTCCTCAACACCGAGAAGAAGAACGTCGAGTCGATCTTCACGATCTCGGGCTTCTCGTTCATGGGGCAGGGCCAGAACACCGCAATCGCCTTCGTGCGCCTGCGCGACTGGGCCGAGCGCGACGGTGCCGAGAACGGTGCGGTGGGCATTGCCAACCGCGCGATGGGCGCCTTCTCGCAGTACCGCGACGCGATGATCTTCGCGCTGGTTCCGCCCGCGATCTCGGAACTGGGCAATGCGACCGGTTTCGACATGTGGCTGACCGACACCGGCGGGCTTGGCCACGAGCGGCTCAAGCAGACCCGCAACCAGCTCATGGGCGCGGCGATGCAGAGCGACAAGATCGCACAGGTCATGCCGATGAGCCTCGACGATGCCCCGCAGCTGGTCATCGACATCGACCAGGACAAGGCGCAGGCGCTGGGGCTCGACCTCTCGTCGATCAACAGCGATCTCTCGGCTGCCTGGGGCGGTGCCTACGTGAACGACTTCCTCGATCGCGGCCGCACCAAGCGGGTCTACCTTCAGGCCGACCAGGACTTTCGCGACTCTCCGGATGACCTGAAGGACTTCTACGTGCGCAATACGAGTGGGGAGATGGTTCCCTACTCGGCTTTCGCCACCGCATCGTGGAAGACGGCCCCGACCATGCTGACGCGCTACAACGGGCGTCCGGCGATGCAGCTGCAGGGCGGCCCGACGCCGGGTGTCAGCACCGGCGGGGCGATGACCGAGATGGAGCAGCTCCAGGCCGGTCTGCCGGAAGGCACCGAGCTGGAGTGGACTGGCCTTTCCTACGAGGAACAGCTCTCGGCAGGACAGGCGCCGGCGCTCTATGCGCTCTCGCTCTTCGTCATCTTCCTGTGCCTTGCCGCGCTCTACGAAAGCTGGTCGGTGCCGATCGCGGTCGTGCTGGTGGTGCCGCTCGGCGTGCTTGGCGCGATGCTCGCGGCATGGCTCACCGGTCTGAACAACGACATCTACCTGCAGGTGGGCCTGATCACCACGATCGGCGTCTCGGCCAAGAACGCGATCCTCATCATCGAATTCGCCGAAGAGCGCGTCCTCGCGGGGATGAATGCGTTCGACGCGGCGGTGGAGGCGGCGAGGTTGCGCCTTCGCCCGATCCTGATGACCTCGCTCGCCTTCGGTATCGGCGTGCTCCCGCTGGCGCTCTCGACCGGCGCGGGTGCGGGCGGACAGAACGCGATCGGTCGTTCGGTGGTGGGCGGCATGTTCACCGCGACCGTGCTGGCGATCTTCTTCGTGCCGATGTTCTTCGTCGTCGTGAGCCGCCTGTTCGGCCACGGCAAGCACGAAGGCGAGGACACGGCACAGACGCAGGACAACGCTCCGGACAGCACCGGCGCCGCGCCTGCCAAGGATATTTGAGAATGAAAAAGTCCCTTGCCCCCCTCCTGATGGGCACGGCCCTGCTGGCCGGGTGCAGCTTCGCACCCAAATACGAACGCCCCGCCGGGGCGGTCCCGGTGACCCTGCCGCAAGGCGGGGTCTACGAGAGTGCGCCCAGCGACGGCCCCGATCTTTCGCAGACCGGCTGGCGCGATTTCTTCGTCGATGACCGGCTGCGGCAGGTCATCGAGCTGGGTCTTGCCGAAAACCGCGAGCTGCGCATTGCCGCTGGCAACGTGCTTCAGGCCCGCTCGCAGCTGCGGGTCCAGCGTGCCGACCTCCTGCCGACGGTCTCGGCGACGGGCTCTGCCACCTATACCAACAATATCTTCGGTGCAGGTGGAGGCGCGACCGGCGGGGCTGGAGGCGGAGCCGGTGCAGTCGGGAGCAGTTCTGGCGATCTCGACATCTATTCGGTCGGGGCGGGGCTCTCGGCCTTCGAGCTCGACCTCTTCGGCCGCATCCGCAACCTGACCCGCGCCGCACAGGAGCAGGTCTTCGCCAGCCAGGAAGCGCAGCGCGCGACGCGCATCAGCCTCGTTGCCGAGATCGCCACCGCCTGGCTGACGATGGCCAGCGATGCCGAACAGCTGCGCCTGTCGCGCGAGACCCGCGATGCCTTTGCCAAGACGCTCGAACTCACCCGTGCGCAGTTCCGCATCGGTGTGGGCTCCGAACTCGAGGTGAGCCAGGCCGAGACCAATTACCAGGCAGCGGTGAACGACATCGCCGCGCTCGAGGCCGCGGTCGCGGTCGACCAGAACGCGCTCAACCTGCTGGCCGGGACGACCGTCCCGCGCGAGCTGCTTCCCGAAGGTCTCGGCGATGCGCCGGTGATGCGCGGCGACCTTCCGGTCGGCGTGTCCTCGCAGGTCCTGCTCAGCCGTCCCGACGTGTTGCGTGCCGAACACATGCTGATCGCAGAGCACGCCAACATCGGGGCCGCGCGCGCTGCGTTCTTCCCGACGATCTCGCTGACCGGGGCGGTCAACACGCTCAGCCTGGGGCTCTCAGGCCTCTTCAAGGACGGCAGCTACATGTACAATGTCGCGCCTACCGCCAGCCTGCCGCTGTTCGACGGTGGCACGCGCCAGGGCAACCTTGATTATGCCAAGGCCTCGCGCGAGGTCGCGGTCGCGACGTACGAGCAGGCGATCCAGACCGCGTTCCGAGAGGTCAGCGACGGCCTTGCCCGGCGCGGCAAGCTCGACGAGCAGATCGCCGCCCAGGAAAAGCGCGTGAAGGCAGCGCAGCTTGCGGCGCGCCTCTCGGATGCGCGCTATCGTACAGGCGTGGATTCGTTCCTGACCACGCTCGATGCCCAGCGCAGTGCCTACGGGGCCGAGCAGCAACTGGTGACCACGCGCCTGACTCGCGGCAGCAACCTTGTTGAACTCTATCGCGCGCTTGGTGGCGGCCTCCTGGTCGATGAGCCCGCCCCGGCTGAGCAAGCTGAGCGCTCCGAGGCGAACTGACCTCGACGGGCAATTGAAATGCAAAGGCCGGCCCCGTTCGCGCGGGGCCGGCCTTTGTCGTTATTGCGAGAGCCGGGACATGGCGCCGCGCCTGGCGCTGCCATCCATCCCCGCCGGGGTCAGTCCGCAGCGGCGGCCTTGCGCTCGCTGTGCTTCCAGAACGGGTCGTCGGGCAGGCGGTGGATCGGCCCGTAGACATTCTCCAGCAGCACCGCGAGGGCAGGGTCGCGTTCCGCCATCTCGGCGTCGCTGATCACGACCGTGTCGCCCATCTTCGCCGGGTAGTTGCTGTTGAACCAGAACTGGGTGCCTTCGGCCCAGTACTCGTCGATGGTATTCTCCATGTACTGGTCCTTCCACGTGCCACGCTCGCGGGCGTTGCGGAAGGCGGCCTCGACCAGCGCGACGAAGGGCGGGTCGATCTGGCGCAGCGCCTCGAACATGCCGTGCGAGAACTCGTGGACCATGATCGTTTCGCCGAAATAGCGCGTGCCCGGGACGGCCTGAATGTTTTCCTCGGCGCCGCTGGTGAGCAGCCCGCCCATGCCGCGCGCGCGCTTTGCCCAGTATTCGTAGGCGGTCAGCGGTGCGATCTCGGTATCGTAGTTCTCGCGCTCATAGGGCGTAAGCACGATGTCGTCGCGCGCGGGCTTGTCCCAGTCGCGCTGCTCGGGAAGGTCCATCGTCGTCTCGTCGACCGCCATGATCGCGACGCGCGCGCCTTCGCGAACCATCTCGTGCACGATCTCCGGGCGATGCGCGAGCATGGCGCGGATCATGTTGCGCGCCTTGACTAGCGTGTCGGGGCGGACCTTGGAGGACGAGGTGATCCACAGCCCGTCGACCGAGAGACCCTGCGTGTAGAACGGATCGAGCCCCAGCTCGGCGGGCGGGGTGACGACTTCGCTCGACCCGTCCTGCGCCGAAACAGGCACGCTGCCAGCGGCGAGAGCCAGAGCGAGCGCGGGGAGGGCGACAAGGCGGGACAAGGTCGGCATGGGCATCGTCAGGGCTTTCGTTTGGGATTGGTGACGGCCTGCGCCTCGGGTGTGACCCGAAGAGGCGCAGGACGGATCAGTGTTGTCAGGTGAATGGCTTGTCGAGTGCGACCTGCGGCTGCGTGAACCAGCGCGCGCCCTCGTCGGTCATGTAGAAGTGGTCTTCGAGGCGCACGCCGAACTTGTCGGGATAGACGATCATCGGCTCGTTCGAGAAGCACATGCCGGCAGCGAGCGGTGTCCTGTCGCCGCGCACGAGGTAGGCAGGCTCGTGGATGGCGAGGCCGATGCCGTGGCCGGTGCGGTGCGGCAGGCCGGGCAGGTTGTAGTCGGGGCCAAGGCCCGCCTTGGTGATCACTGCGCGCGCGGCGGCATCGACGTCCTCGCACGGCACGCCCGGCTTTGCAGCGGCAAAGGCGGCGGCCTGCGCGGTCTTTTCCAGCTCCCAGGTCTCGGCCTCGAGCGCACTCACTTCGCCGAAGGCGTATGTACGGGTGATGTCCGAGTGATAGCCCTCGATGCGGCAGCCGGTGTCGATCAGGACGAGCTGGTTTTCCTCGAGTTCCTGATCGTAGGGAAGCCCGTGCGGGAAGGCGGTGGCATGGCCGAACTGGACCGCGCAGAAGTACGAGCCCGAGGAGCCGAGGGCGCGGTGCGCCTGGTCGATGAAGCGGATGACTTCGCTGGCGCGAATGCCCGGTGCGAGGATGCGTGCGGCTGCCTTGTGCACCTCGAGCGTCATCGACTTGGCCTGCTGCAGCAAAGCCAGTTCGTTCGCCGACTTGATCATGCGGCAGCCGTCGATGACGGGGCCACCCTCGACCGTACCGGCAAGGCGCTCCCCGAACTGGCGGGCATGGCCAGCCGAGAGCATCGGGTCGATCGCAAGAACGGTGCCGGGCGCGAGCGTGCGGCACACCATCTCGACCGGGTCCTCTTCCTCTTCCCAGAGTACGAGGTCGGCCTCGATCTTGAGTTCGGCTTCGAGCGAACCGCGCTCGAACACCGGGCACACCACGCGCGGTGTGCCGCTGGCGGGGATGATCAGCGCGACGAGGCGCTCGGTCGGCGACCAGCTCACCCCGGTGAAATAGCGCATCGAGGGGCCGACGTTGACGATCAGCGCGCCGGCACCGGCAAGCGCCATCAGCTCGCGGGCCTTGTCCATGCGGGCCTTGAGCTCGCCGTCACTGATCGCGGGAGCCCATTCGCTCCAGCGGGTGAGGCGGGCCAGTTCGGCTTCGGCGTTGGAGCCACCGATCATCGTCGTCATCGTCATGTCCGTTTCTTCAAGGGCGCAAGCCCGGCCACGCGCGAGGCGTGACCGGGCTTTCCAGTTATCCCGGCCCGATCACTTCGGGCTCAGGGTGACCTCGGTCTTACCGGTGCCAAGGTCGATTGCGTAGGCACCGCGCTCCAGCGTGCCGGTGTCGGTCGCATAGGGGCGTCCGTCGGCAGTGGTGGTCTCGAAGGCGAGGCGGGCACGCGGGGTGATCGCGCTGGCGGGATCGAGGGAGAGGCGCACGGTGCCGGTCTCGGTATCATAGTCCGCGCTGGCGATCTTGCCGCTCTCAAGCGTGATCCACAGACCCGCGGGAGCGATGAACAGGCGCGAGCGGGCGCTGTCCTGCGGGGTGACCTGGATCGTCTTGCCGCTCTGCTCGACCTTGGCACCGAAGCCCAGCCAGCCGAACTGCGGATGATCGACGAGGTAGGTCGCGGCGGTGATGGCATGACCGTAGAAGCCCATGCCGTAGTCGCCGGTAATCGCGTCCCACTGCATCATGTCGGGGTAGGAGTGGAACGCGGCGGAGCCGAAGCCTTCCTGGTCGATGTTGGTGATGCCGCCCATCATGCCGCCGTAGGCCACGCGCAGCAGGTGGAAGTCCTTGGGGTTCTTGCGATAGGCGGTGAACAGCGGGACTGCGTTGAGGGCCGAGCCGTAGTGGTGGATCTGGCGCTCGATGCGGCTGACCTTGCCGCCGTAGAGGAAGTCCCAGTAGCGGCGTGCGTTGCCGTTGTAGCCCCAGCTCGGGATCGTCGGGTCATAGCCCAGGATCACCTCGCGGGTGGCCTCGGCCTGCGGCTGGTAGCCGAAGTGGTCCATCCAGGCGTAGACTTCGGGCTGGCCGGTCGAATCCCAGGCCATTTCCGAGCCGAAGGGATACTTCATCGAACGCCAGATGTCGGCGCGCTCGGTCATCAGCCGCTTCATGTTGGCGGCTTCCTTGGTCATGCCTTCCTTCTCGAGATCCTTGAGGATGTCGAGGAACACGTCGCCTTCCATCAGGCCGAAGCGCGCGTAGTAGGGGGCATCGCGCATCATCGCGACGGTCGTGACGTAGGCCCACTTGAGATAGAACTGCCAGTCGTGGCGCTTGACCAGATCGGCGTGATCGCGCGCAAGGCGGTAGAGCACCCAGTGCCCGATCGCGACGTGGGGGTAGTTGTAGGTGCGGCCAAGGTCGTTGGAATGCTCCTTGTTCCACGCCGTCCAGTTCTTCCAGTTGATCTGGGGGTCGTAGTAGTCGGGGAATTCCTCGGGCTCGTAGTAGAAGATGCTCTTCTTGACGCCGCCCTTGTGCTCGCCGTCGGCGATCTGGAGCGTGCCGATCACGGTCTCGTCGACGAGACGCTCGATGCGCGCGACTTCCTCGGGGTCGGGGTTGTCGAGCTGCTTGATCGCGGCCGCGACCCATGCACCCGCGCCGCCCTCGTCGCTCATGCCGGCAACCCAGACGCGCTCGTCCTGGGTGAGGATCTTGTTTTCCTCGCGGTCGTAGGAGAGGATCGCCGGGCTGCGGTGGAACGGGTCGCCCTTGCCCTCGAACCACTGCTGGTGCGTGGTGAAGTGGCCAAGGTCACCCACCACCTGCTCGAGCGGCTTGGTGATGTAGTAGCTCACCGTCTGCTTCTCACCGTCGGCATACGTCAGGGTGAGGCGCGCGCGGCCCCAGCCGCTGGCCTTGACCTTGTAGCGCGCCCAGCCATCGCCCGAGGCTTCGTCGGTGAGGGTAAGCGATCCTTCCGGGAAGGATTCGATCGACTTCACCTTGCTCGGAGCCTTGAGGAACAGGCTCGCGCTCTGGTCGGTGGGCACGACGTAGCCGGGAATGCCGACCGCGACCGGGCGCTTGTTGGCGACGAGCGTATCCTCGATCTTGCGGATGCTCGGTGCGGTCACGAAGCGCACGCCATAGCTGCGGTGCTCACCCGGCTTGAGGGTGATGCTGGTCGGCTCGTTCCACTGGCGCGCGGCCTTGGACCATTCCTTCTCGGCGAAGCCCTTGCTGGCGACGGTCCAGTCGTAGAACCCTTCGGAGACCTGGCCGCGCGGCGAGAGGTCGGTGAAGTTGTCGTCCTTCTTGGCCCAGGCCTTCTCGAAGATCGGCTTGTAGGCCTCGAGCGGGGTGCCCTTTTCGGGCAGGACCAGCAGCACCGGT is a window of Novosphingobium aureum DNA encoding:
- a CDS encoding DUF5695 domain-containing protein, whose translation is MKSVLRPLPLFALACAIAAPAVLPLTALQAQEEKPKKVFPPIIKTEITTPAFDLALRADTQTLASLSPKGTENFDFVPAGREAERAANGYNHIGDLHLRVRQPGGEWTDYNSSAMRKQITALAGGKDVIAAADITSSMGDGLPLKVERRWLNEDGVLAMRFTLENTSSQAVEIGVLGMPMVFDNIILDRDLDQAHQQASFVDPYIGRDAGYLQVTRLSGEGPVLLVLPEKGTPLEAYKPIFEKAWAKKDDNFTDLSPRGQVSEGFYDWTVASKGFAEKEWSKAARQWNEPTSITLKPGEHRSYGVRFVTAPSIRKIEDTLVANKRPVAVGIPGYVVPTDQSASLFLKAPSKVKSIESFPEGSLTLTDEASGDGWARYKVKASGWGRARLTLTYADGEKQTVSYYITKPLEQVVGDLGHFTTHQQWFEGKGDPFHRSPAILSYDREENKILTQDERVWVAGMSDEGGAGAWVAAAIKQLDNPDPEEVARIERLVDETVIGTLQIADGEHKGGVKKSIFYYEPEEFPDYYDPQINWKNWTAWNKEHSNDLGRTYNYPHVAIGHWVLYRLARDHADLVKRHDWQFYLKWAYVTTVAMMRDAPYYARFGLMEGDVFLDILKDLEKEGMTKEAANMKRLMTERADIWRSMKYPFGSEMAWDSTGQPEVYAWMDHFGYQPQAEATREVILGYDPTIPSWGYNGNARRYWDFLYGGKVSRIERQIHHYGSALNAVPLFTAYRKNPKDFHLLRVAYGGMMGGITNIDQEGFGSAAFHSYPDMMQWDAITGDYGMGFYGHAITAATYLVDHPQFGWLGFGAKVEQSGKTIQVTPQDSARSRLFIAPAGLWITLESGKIASADYDTETGTVRLSLDPASAITPRARLAFETTTADGRPYATDTGTLERGAYAIDLGTGKTEVTLSPK